In Toxoplasma gondii ME49 chromosome X, whole genome shotgun sequence, a single genomic region encodes these proteins:
- a CDS encoding AMP-binding enzyme domain-containing protein (encoded by transcript TGME49_236980) codes for MANAEKLVKLHGLWFRSLWKWAEKIPHEDAVIWLDENGSKAASLTYQKLRREALIIATCLRQVHCQPGDRAILCYPPSVSFVPAFLGCQICGLTAVPVYPPGSNDRDSDSIQRIVAMVKTTRPSVVLSSSPLRYFLKEVFPGAAARCVSDIRWIFTDELPDHVEAGSAFELDSLDIKSETPAFIQFSSGSTGNPKGCVVTHMALLHNIHLNWRMCGAFHPGTEESLYDLPVESYAEFTEKYQKHLVATWGHRLRSFSWLPVTHDMGLVGMLCVPLFFGCTAFFMSPIDFVRAPHSWLGGMSKFGCSFTAAPDFAYALAARKVPDDLVLELNFEKILACVNGAEPIRPATIEAFLQKFAPAGFQPWMMSPAYGLAEHTVGVTGRGSEGRKPMSPKIIEVNNEKVAQGDTVELFKRSGKQENEMRTKLIVGCGIPHEDVIVKIVDPRLLQELSEWQVGEVWVSSPSAASGYFGSPVETASTFNLHLNTADGATRGDRSFLRTGDLGFLGDGELFITGRLKDVVILRGCNYYPQDIEEAVERCDSVRKGGVMAFSISTTDDAEGLGVAAEIQKGSEKPAKLKLIYADIVRTVNKVLHLPLQRLWLLRAGSLPKTTSGKPRRSEARRRLLQAERCDDILYSYTRNLSHSGHLPFRPGTFELDMEQKQEDSASTSKSEVNKSLVESLSTAKGARHTDDGFIFTNGQQNLHEAKKDQHGTSDSTLAEPVSNAILDPITRVTDALLVTADGTSVHKDEEELSLVAECFACVTGVEKSCLRPDTPFLSLGLDSLTAVELANEIQRRMKQPVEPFELFEFADLRSLALYLRNKKLDHGKDARGRQTKSSPERSLGIVQVQRPSVFVTGVACALPGSCQTPDKLWEILDAGIDCVGPIPPNRNFCASQNFAVIGEPRTANASFCVTEGGFLDDVDLFDNSSFGIPDAEAMTMDPQQRLLLMKAVEALHAAGMATIDSRSAPIATFVGCCSTDWQRMNLGEQIQSFSATSHSASMLSNRLSYTLGLTGASITVDTACSSSLTALHCAMQELQHRHVPCHTAVVATVNLLLTTDVTLAFARAGFLSPTYRCKTFDDAADGFVRSEGVVVFVLQTDVSETPTPSFKNQQEDNEGGQGECGTRIPASGYLCRILASTVVHGGKTGSVTAPSGSSQELLYKQTFACAQVPPRAVDLVETHGTGTRLGDPIEISALCNSFAPDMETRKHRLVLGALKTNLGHLEGASGLAGLLKSVLCLNRQRVPPNLHLRKLNRFIDFRSLPVLLPTKTVPLPASSSETKEAVALVTSLGFGGTYAQVAVQVPSTTGNEMLLRNQEPVQWNKKCFDVGKLVSQSNSFQSAVSHNDTKGPCFWEVGWEFLLEFDSITLTLPTLPEQAPPAKWLVLTSPKAQQSFRKFSVNIFLPGIRMTFACLEELKAPEHLEAILKAETWTAIVSTYTTETGSCMTDSSDLIGRTLQILQTYGQMASQSAVLPRILFLTQGCFQVGAAASLLRASPYNAGIIGFVRACRLEIESLSGRKAPIYLIDFAANGTLTETLSAVSKLLGMIDIRNVDETEFAICGKRVFAPRLLPLHLGLEEILPAYDHYMDLTKKADESPAGTAKFPRLVEPANKACRVRLLALCLDEIFPIEAISPASKAFELGESRPCTLPYGYRNRRQKAFLYQMERAFV; via the exons ATGGCGAACGCGGAGAAACTCGTAAAACTTCACGGCCTGTGGTTCCGCTCTTTGTGGAAGTGGGCCGAGAAGATACCACATGAAGACGCTGTCATTTGGCTTGACGAGAAT GGTTCAAAAGCCGCATCATTAACGTATCAAAAACTGCGACGGGAGGCCCTGATAATCGCCACCTGCTTGCGGCAAGTCCATTGTCAGCCAGGAGATCGAGCAATTCT ATGTTATCCTCCGTCGGTCAGCTTCGTGCCCGCCTTCCTTGGTTGTCAAATATGTGGGCTTACTGCCGTGCCGGTCTACCCACCTGGAAGTAATGACAGAGACTCGGACAGCATCCAAAGAATAGTGGCCATGGTGAAGACTACAAGGCCGTCGGTTGTGCTGAGTTCATCTCCACTCAG GTATTTTCTGAAAGAAGTATTTCCGGGTGCTGCCGCCCGTTGCGTGAGCGATATACGGTGGATATTCACTGACGAGCTGCCCGACCACGTCGAAGCCGGATCAGCGTTCGAGTTGGACTCGTTGGATATCAAATCCGAGACGCCAGCTTTCATCCAGTTCTCGTCAGGAAGCACCGGAAACCCCAAGGGGTGCGTGGTAACGCACATGGCCCTACTGCACAACATCCATCTGAACTGGCGGATGTGTGGGGCTTTCCACCCGGGCACCGAAGAGAGCTTATACGATCTACCAGTTGAATCATACGCTGAATTCACCGAAAAATACCAGAAGCATCTCGTGGCCACCTGGGGTCACCGGCTACGTTCCTTTTCGTGGTTGCCGGTGACACATGATATGGG GCTCGTCGGAATGTTGTGCGTCCCGTTGTTTTTCGGATGCACTGCCTTTTTCATGTCTCCTATCGACTTCGTGAGAGCACCCCATAGCTGGCTAGGGGGGATGAGCAAGTTCGGCTGTTCCTTCACAGCTGCGCCAGATTTCGCGTACGCTCTAGCAGCTAGAAAAGTTCCTGATGATCTGGTGTTGGAATTGAATTTTGAGAAAATTCTGGCATGCGTGAACGGTGCCGAACCTATTAGACCAGCAACAATTGAAGCATTTCTGCAG AAGTTCGCTCCCGCTGGATTCCAGCCATGGATGATGAGTCCGGCATATGGCCTTGCCGAACACACAGTAGGGGTTACAGGACGTGGTTCCGAAGGGAGGAAGCCTATGAGTCCGAAGATCATTGAAGTCAACAACGAAAAGGTGGCACAGGGG GATACGGTAGAACTTTTCAAGCGTAGCGGAAAGCAAGAGAACGAAATGCGCACCAAGCTCATTGTCGGATGTGGAATTCCTCACGAAGACGTTATTG TGAAGATTGTAGACCCAAGGTTGTTGCAAGAGCTGTCGGAGTGGCAAGTTGGCGAGGTATGGGTCAGTTCTCCCAGCGCGGCTTCAGGCTACTTTGGTTCTCCAGTGGAGACGGCGTCAACGTTCAACCTGCACCTCAACACAGCTGATGGAGCCACCCGTGGAGACAGGAGTTTTCTTCGTACCGGAGACCTTGGCTTTCTCGGTGACGGCGAGCTCTTCATTACTGGTCGTCTCAAAGATGTTGTCATTCTTCGAGGTTGTAATTACTACCCTCAGGATATCGAGGAAGCTGTCGAACGATGCGATTCAGTACGCAAGGGAGGAGTTATGGCTTTTTCTATCAGTACCACCGATGACGCTGAAGGGTTGGGAGTGGCGGCGGAAATTCAGA AGGGTTCGGAGAAACCAGCGAAGTTGAAGCTGATATACGCTGACATCGTTCGGACTGTGAACAAGGTTCTTCACCTGCCCCTACAACGACTTTGGCTTCTCAGGGCTGGTTCCTTGCCCAAAACAACAAGTGGCAAACCTAGACGAtcagaagcgagaaggcggctGCTTCAGGCAGAGCGCTGTGATGACATTTTATATTCATACACACGAAATCTCAGCCATTCCGGACACCTGCCCTTCCGGCCAGGCACCTTTGAACTCGATATGGAACAAAAGCAAGAAGACTCAGCGAGCACATCCAAAAGTGAGGTTAACAAGTCACTCGTTGAGTCACTTTCCACCGCTAAGGGTGCTAGGCACACCGATGATGGTTTTATATTCACGAATGGACAACAGAATTTGCATGAGGCCAAAAAGGACCAACATGGAACGTCAGACTCTACCTTGGCCGAACCGGTGTCCAATGCGATCTTGGATCCGATAACCAGGGTCACAGACGCACTACTTGTCACTGCAGATGGCACGTCAGTACACAAGGATGAAGAGGAACTGTCGCTGGTGGCAGAATGTTTCGCTTGTGTGACCGGCGTCGAGAAGTCTTGCTTGCGGCCGGATAcgcctttcctctcactCGGGTTAGACTCGCTCACGGCAGTTGAGCTGGCTAACGAAATTCAGCGAAGGATGAAACAGCCTGTAGAGCCTTTTGAGCTCTTCGAATTTGCTGACCTCCGCAGCCTGGCCCTATACCTAAGGAATAAGAAACTCGATCACGGAAAAGATGCACGAGGTCGACAAACAAAGTCCAGCCCCGAACGCTCACTAGGAATTGTTCAAGTACAGCGGCCGAGCGTGTTTGTCACAGGTGTGGCGTGTGCGCTGCCGGGCTCCTGCCAGACGCCTGACAAGCTATGGGAGATCCTAGACGCGGGGATTGACTGCGTTGGGCCAATTCCACCGAACAG GAACTTCTGCGCTTCGCAGAACTTCGCAGTCATCGGGGAGCCCCGAACTGCCAATGCTTCATTTTGCGTCACAGAGGGAGGCTTCCTGGACGATGTGGACCTCTTCGATAATTCCTCTTTCGGAATACCTGACGCCGAG GCTATGACGATGGATCCGCAGCAACGGCTACTGTTGATGAAGGCGGTAGAGGCACTCCATGCAGCTGGAATGGCTACGATTGATTCAAGATCTGCCCCCATTGCGACATTCGTTGGTTGCTGCTCCACTGATTG GCAGAGAATGAACCTTGGCGAACAAATTCAGAGTTTCTCTGCCACAAGTCACTCGGCCAGCATGCTCTCCAACCGTCTGTCGTACACTCTCGGATTGACGGGTGCATCGATCACAGTGGATACCGCCTGCTCGTCGTCGTTGACCGCCTTGCATTGTGCCATGCAAGAGCTACAGCACCGGCATGTGCCATGCCACACAGCAGTTGTGGCCACTGTGAACTTGCTGCTGACCACCGACGTGACGCTGGCATTTGCGCGAGCaggttttctgtctccaacGTACAGATGCAAGACTTTCGACGACGCTGCTGATGGTTTCGTTCGAAGCGAAGGTGTCGTCGTCTTTGTGTTGCAAACTGATGTTTCCGAAACGCCCACACCCAGTTTCAAAAACCAacaagaagacaacgaaggtGGTCAAGGCGAATGTGGGACCAGGATCCCTGCTTCTGGTTACCTTTGCCGCATACTAGCTTCGACGGTCGTCCATGGAGGTAAAACAGGCAGTGTCACAGCACCGTCAGGATCTTCCCAAGAACTCCTATACAAACAGACCTTCGCCTGCGCCCAGGTCCCTCCAAGGGCGGTGGACTTAGTCGAGACCCATGGGACAGGCACGCGATTGGGAGATCCGATTGAAATCAGCGCTTTATGCAACAGTTTTGCTCCCGACatggaaacgcgaaaacacCGACTGGTGCTGGGAGCTTTAAAGACCAACCTTGGCCACTTGGAAGGAGCCTCTGGCCTCGCTGGGCTGTTGAAATCAGTACTTTGCCTTAATCGACAGCGAGTCCCACCAAATTTGCACCTTAGAAAGCTCAACCGTTTCATTGACTTCAGGAGTTTGCCGGTGTTACTGCCTACCAAGACAGTACCGTTGCCAGCTTCGTCGtcggagacaaaggaggcTGTTGCGCTTGTGACTTCTTTGGGTTTTGGTGGAACATATGCGCAGGTGGCTGTTCAGGTGCCGTCTACCACCGGTAATGAGATGTTGCTCCGAAACCAAGAACCGGTGCAGTGGAACAAAAAATGTTTCGACGTTGGCAAACTAGTTTCACAAAGCAATTCTTTTCAATCCGCAGTTAGCCACAATGACACGAAAGGGCCATGCTTTTGGGAAGTGGGTTGGGAGTTTCTGCTCGAGTTTGACAGCATTACGCTGACGTTGCCTACTCTTCCTGAACAGGCTCCTCCCGCGAAGTGGCTCGTCCTCACTTCCCCCAAGGCACAGCAGAGCTTCCGCAAGTTCTCTGTGAATATTTTTCTGCCTGGTATCCGAATGACATTTGCTTGCCTGGAAGAACTGAAGGCACCCGAGCATTTGGAGGCAATTCTGAAAGCCGAGACCTGGACAGCAATCGTCTCTACGTATACCACAGAGACTGGAAGTTGTATGACAGACTCGAGTGACCTCATTGGTAGAACGCTTCAGATCCTCCAAACGTACGGTCAAATGGCCAGTCAATCTGCTGTTTTGCCACGGATTCTCTTTTTGACTCAGGGATGTTTTCAAGTTGGagccgctgcctctctcttgaGGGCTTCTCCGTATAATGCTGGTATTATTGGATTTGTTCGTGCTTGTCGCTTGGAGATTGAAAGCCTCTCAGGCCGGAAAGCGCCTATCTATTTAATAGACTTCGCGGCAAACGGCACACTAACAGAAACGCTTAGCGCAGTATCGAAGCTGCTGGGTATGATTGACATTCGCAACGTTGACGAGACAGAGTTTGCAATCTGTGGAAAGCGCGTTTTTGCTCCTCGTCTGCTCCCCCTTCATCTTGGCCTTGAAGAAATCCTCCCTGCTTACGACCATTACATGGATCTAACCAAGAAGGCTGATGAAAGTCCCGCTGGCACTGCCAAATTCCCACGTCTCGTTGAGCCAGCCAACAAGGCTTGCCGCGTACGCCTCTTAGCTCTATGCCTTGATGAGATATTCCCTATAGAAGCAATATCACCCGCAAGTAAGGCTTTTGAACTAGGGGAGTCGCGTCCATGTACTTTACCCTATGGTTACCGCAACCGCCGCCAAAAAGCCTTCTTGTACCAAATGGAACGAGCGTTCGTATAG
- a CDS encoding Toxoplasma gondii family D protein (encoded by transcript TGME49_236975~Signal peptide predicted by SignalP 2.0 HMM (probability 0.997) with cleavage site probability 0.507 at residue 20) yields MARVCLVSLAFVTLALSAGANPPPMVMTKKEAPPPVVKQEVCETVPYQVQATCYKDVTKKEAYSCPETLEKEVCKNVPVQVPDTCYKQVSQQVAYSCPQTQHKTECYDVANTCTKTEYVMEAYECGKEACKSVPVQVPNTCYKTVQEQQAYSCQKSKAEQFCAEVPYTVAKTCFKDDVKSVPYTCSKTEYKQQCRQVPFQVDNTCYKTVMQAQEYPCTKTAFEDSCSDVAVQVPDTCYKPVQQQKPYKCKKTLTKTQCTKVPVEVPSTCSKTVMTKEAYDCSKTEYKTECTEEVAQVPCVGKECKLRQLKKQRVCRQVPFTSKNVCYKEVPTTQSYKCSKTEYTEQCQEVPYEVPETCYETITVQQPYKCSKTEYKQQCKKVPVEVPHTCTKQVPVKEAYSCPKTEYKQECQSVPVQVPDTCYKQEAIKVPYSCPETKYQSKCETKMVPYEDTCYKTVPVKQAYACTKTVMEQQCAFVSKTCQKKVPTQVQYSCPKKECKQVAFQVDKTCYKAVPTQEAYKCSKTVFENQCTTQSYTVPKTCYKDHVKQQAYPCMETKYRTQCKTKKAVAPPPPVMLSKKGM; encoded by the coding sequence ATGGCGCGCGTTtgtctcgtgtctctcgcgttcgtGACGCTTGCACTGTCGGCGGGTGCAAATCCGCCGCCGATGGTCATGACAAAAAAGGAGGCGCCACCCCCAGTGGTCAAACAGGAGGTGTGCGAGACGGTTCCGTACCAAGTCCAGGCTACCTGCTACAAGGATGTGACAAAGAAGGAGGCATACTCGTGTCCAGAGACTTTGGAAAAGGAGGTTTGCAAGAACGTGCCCGTACAGGTCCCTGACACCTGCTACAAGCAGGTTTCCCAGCAGGTTGCATACTCGTGCCCGCAAACACAGCACAAAACAGAGTGCTACGATGTGGCAAACACCTGCACTAAGACTGAGTATGTGATGGAGGCATACGAATGCGGAAAAGAAGCGTGCAAATCCGTGCCAGTCCAGGTGCCTAACACGTGCTACAAGACAGTCCAGGAGCAGCAGGCGTATTCGTGCCAGAAGAGCAAGGCCGAGCAATTCTGCGCTGAGGTGCCTTACACTGTCGCCAAGACATGCTTCAAGGACGACGTGAAGTCGGTACCTTACACATGCTCCAAGACCGAGTACAAGCAACAGTGCAGGCAAGTACCCTTCCAAGTGGATAACACTTGCTACAAGACCGTCATGCAAGCCCAAGAGTATCCTTGCACAAAGACCGCCTTCGAGGACAGCTGCTCTGATGTCGCCGTGCAGGTCCCAGACACGTGCTACAAGCCTgtgcagcagcagaagccgTACAAATGCAAGAAAACCCTCACAAAAACACAATGCACCAAGGTCCCCGTCGAGGTCCCAAGCACATGTAGCAAGACCGTTATGACGAAGGAGGCGTACGATTGCTCCAAAACAGAGTACAAGACCGAATGTACCGAGGAAGTTGCCCAGGTTCCCTGCGTGGGCAAGGAATGCAAGCTCCGACAGCTCAAGAAGCAGCGTGTCTGCCGCCAGGTTCCGTTCACAAGCAAGAACGTCTGCTACAAGGAGGTACCAACTACACAGTCGTACAAATGTTCGAAGACTGAATACACTGAACAGTGCCAGGAGGTGCCGTACGAAGTGCCGGAAACCTGCTACGAGACGATCACTGTTCAGCAACCGTACAAATGCTCCAAGACTGAATACAAGCAGCAATGCAAGAAGGTCCCTGTTGAAGTTCCACACACCTGCACCAAGCAAGTTCCAGTCAAGGAAGCTTATTCGTGCCCCAAAACAGAGTACAAGCAAGAATGCCAGAGTGTTCCCGTCCAGGTCCCGGATACATGCTACAAGCAAGAGGCCATCAAAGTGCCATACAGCTGCCCCGAGACGAAGTATCAGTCCAAATGCGAAACGAAGATGGTCCCGTACGAGGATACCTGCTACAAGACTGTGCCCGTCAAGCAAGCCTACGCTTGCACCAAGACTGTTATGGAGCAGCAGTGTGCCTTTGTTTCCAAAACCTGCCAAAAGAAGGTACCAACTCAGGTGCAGTACTCTTGCCCGAAGAAGGAGTGCAAGCAGGTTGCCTTCCAGGTTGATAAGACCTGCTACAAGGCCGTGCCAACTCAGGAAGCATACAAGTGCTCCAAGACTGTGTTTGAGAACCAGTGTACCACCCAGTCGTACACGGTTCCCAAGACTTGCTATAAGGATCACGTAAAACAGCAGGCATATCCGTGCATGGAAACCAAGTACAGGACCCAGTgcaaaacgaagaaggcagtggcACCCCCTCCTCCCGTTATGTTGTCTAAGAAGGGCATGTAA